Proteins encoded by one window of bacterium:
- a CDS encoding ferredoxin family protein — MTFVISQKCLGERYATCVSVCPVDCMHPGEYKGEPFLIIDPEECIDCGVCQPECPIDAILESEDEDPEWAAINAELTPEFKNNDPVEPRPANDPPKKPGNQLR, encoded by the coding sequence ATGACTTTTGTCATTAGTCAGAAATGTCTTGGCGAGCGCTATGCCACATGCGTGAGCGTGTGCCCTGTCGACTGCATGCACCCCGGCGAATACAAGGGCGAGCCCTTTCTCATTATCGACCCCGAAGAGTGCATTGACTGCGGCGTATGCCAACCCGAGTGCCCGATTGACGCGATTCTTGAGTCCGAGGACGAAGACCCTGAATGGGCCGCCATCAATGCGGAGCTTACTCCGGAATTCAAGAACAACGATCCGGTCGAACCGCGCCCGGCGAACGATCCGCCCAAAAAACCGGGAAACCAGCTTCGCTAA